From Virgibacillus natechei, the proteins below share one genomic window:
- a CDS encoding metal ABC transporter ATP-binding protein, with protein MTESVVSMKNISFTYEQKKVLDHINFEIPRGAFMGLLGPNGGGKTTLIRLILGLLQPDEGSIHLLHQPIEKFKQRNKIGFVSQKASAFNAGFPSTVFEVVSMGLTAKVGYLKFFKQQHKEKILHSIDQVGMLDYAYENIGNLSGGQQQRIFIARSLVNEPELLILDEPTVGVDFENVQRFYELLHYLNETNNITLLLVTHDTGTITKHATDIVCLNKTLHFHGNPTEYNSLTEKDLSQFYGHPINIVTHDH; from the coding sequence ATGACCGAATCAGTTGTCTCCATGAAAAATATTAGCTTTACGTACGAGCAGAAAAAAGTACTGGATCACATAAATTTCGAAATTCCACGTGGTGCGTTCATGGGATTACTTGGACCTAATGGTGGCGGTAAAACAACGCTAATCCGTTTAATTCTTGGTTTGCTGCAACCGGATGAAGGATCTATCCATTTACTACATCAACCTATTGAGAAATTTAAACAACGAAATAAGATAGGTTTTGTATCGCAAAAAGCAAGTGCATTTAATGCAGGCTTTCCTTCTACGGTGTTTGAAGTCGTCTCGATGGGTTTGACAGCCAAAGTAGGTTATCTGAAATTCTTCAAACAGCAACATAAAGAGAAAATACTTCATTCAATTGATCAAGTTGGAATGCTTGACTATGCTTATGAAAACATTGGAAACTTATCTGGTGGGCAACAGCAACGTATATTTATTGCACGTTCCCTCGTTAATGAACCAGAACTGCTCATCCTGGATGAACCAACAGTCGGAGTTGACTTTGAAAATGTGCAACGTTTTTATGAACTATTACACTATCTAAATGAAACTAATAACATTACATTATTGCTTGTAACTCATGATACGGGTACGATAACGAAACATGCAACAGACATTGTTTGTTTAAATAAAACATTGCATTTCCATGGAAATCCTACTGAGTATAATTCATTAACCGAAAAAGATTTATCACAATTTTATGGTCATCCCATAAACATTGTCACCCACGATCATTGA
- a CDS encoding Fur family transcriptional regulator has protein sequence MNLNEAIDLLKEKGYKTTGKRKDILTYFEKADGYRTAKDLIQYMELSHEGISFDTVYRNLHLYDKVGILETTELNGEKQFRMNCTDHHHHHFICNDCGKTKPLEVCPMDDIENKLANYAIEGHKFEIYGLCPGCISA, from the coding sequence ATGAATTTAAATGAAGCGATCGATCTTTTAAAAGAAAAAGGGTATAAAACAACTGGAAAAAGAAAAGACATTTTAACCTATTTTGAAAAAGCGGACGGTTATCGTACTGCTAAGGATTTAATCCAATATATGGAGCTTAGCCATGAAGGAATCAGCTTTGACACCGTCTATCGAAACCTTCATCTATACGATAAGGTTGGCATATTAGAAACAACAGAGTTAAATGGAGAGAAACAATTTCGCATGAACTGTACAGACCACCATCATCACCACTTTATTTGTAATGATTGTGGAAAAACAAAACCATTAGAAGTATGTCCAATGGATGATATAGAAAATAAACTGGCTAATTATGCAATTGAAGGGCATAAGTTTGAAATTTATGGTTTATGTCCAGGTTGTATAAGTGCATGA
- a CDS encoding metal ABC transporter permease, whose amino-acid sequence MLADFFQYDFLRYTFLTGILIGIIAPLLGTFIVVRRLSLIADALSHVTLAGIAFGLMLEKFAITFFTPLYSGMFFSVIGSVLIEKLRSVYKTYQELAIPIIMSGGVGLSVIFISVADGFNTDLFNYLFGSVSAVSQNDFYSILGISIFIILVVTLFYKELFTLSFDEEHATVSGIHTRGIHMLFTILTALVIAASIRIVGVLLVSALMTLPVAASMRIAKGFKQMMFLSVVFGEIAVIIGLISGYYLDIPPGGTIVMVAILILLLSIGIKRFTLTSKKVREAE is encoded by the coding sequence ATGCTAGCAGATTTTTTTCAATATGACTTTTTACGTTACACCTTTTTAACCGGGATACTAATTGGAATTATTGCACCTCTATTGGGGACATTCATTGTAGTAAGACGGTTATCATTAATAGCAGATGCATTATCACATGTAACACTAGCTGGAATTGCCTTCGGATTAATGCTTGAAAAATTCGCCATTACATTTTTCACCCCATTATATAGTGGGATGTTTTTTTCCGTTATCGGTTCTGTTTTAATTGAAAAATTAAGAAGTGTTTACAAAACCTATCAAGAACTCGCCATCCCCATTATTATGTCTGGCGGTGTTGGGTTAAGTGTTATATTCATATCAGTAGCGGACGGATTCAATACAGATCTATTTAACTATCTGTTTGGTTCCGTTTCAGCTGTTAGTCAAAATGATTTCTATTCGATACTTGGTATTTCTATCTTCATTATATTGGTTGTTACATTATTTTATAAGGAATTATTTACTTTATCATTTGATGAAGAACATGCTACTGTATCCGGCATTCACACAAGAGGCATTCATATGCTTTTTACCATCTTAACAGCATTGGTAATCGCCGCATCCATTCGGATAGTAGGTGTATTATTAGTTTCGGCATTAATGACACTTCCTGTAGCTGCGAGCATGCGAATTGCAAAAGGATTTAAGCAAATGATGTTTCTATCCGTTGTCTTTGGTGAAATAGCTGTTATTATAGGGTTAATATCCGGTTATTATTTAGATATACCACCTGGTGGAACAATTGTAATGGTAGCAATTCTTATTTTATTACTTAGCATTGGTATTAAACGTTTTACGTTAACGTCTAAAAAAGTGAGGGAAGCTGAATGA